GGGAAACGAAAACATGGAAAATCCTAAAGTGTCAATTATAATGGCAACCTACAATAGAGCTCAATTTATTGTAGAGTCGCTAATTTCAATTCAAAATCAAACTTTCTCTGATTGGGAATGCATTATCATTGATGATGGTGGAACAGATAACACAATTGAAGTTATTAATCCAATTCTTGAAAAAGATTCTCGATTTAATTATTTTAAAAGAAATGAAAATTATTTAAAAGGATTACCTGGTTGTCGTAATTATGGATTAGACCTAGCTAAAGGTGATTATATGATTTTTTTTGACGATGACGATATTCCACATCCACAAAACTTAGAATTATGTGTCGATGAATTATCAAAAAAAGAGATCTATTTTTGTAGATATATTAGAAATGTTTTTTTTGGAAATTTTCATTATGATTTTGATTATTCAAAGAATTACACCTCTTTTTTTATAGATAAAAAAGATATAGAAAAGATGATTAAAAATGAACTTCCATTTAATTCATGTGCCGTCATGTGGAAAAAAGAATGCTTTCAGAAAAATAGATTTATTGAAACATTAATGTATGCAGAAGAATGGGAATTATATCCAAGAATTGTATCTTCAGGGTTTAATGGAATTTCGATAGATAAATGCTTGTTTTATGGAAGAAAACATGAAAATTCAAATACAGGAGAATTCTATAGTAATAATCCTATTAGGCAAGAATCATATATACAAGCTATATTAGCAGTTATTAAAAATTTAATTGAAAAAAAATTATTGACAAAATCTATAATTCGATATTTTATTTACATTTCAACTAATTTTAGAAATTTTAATTTATTTGAGAAGATTATAGATTTGTTAGAATTTTCAAAATATGAAAATTTTAAATTAATGTGTTTTTATCTTTCAATTAGATTTAAAAAGCCATTTTATAAGGTAAAAAAACAATTGTTGAAAAAATTAAATTAGTGTCAAAATGAAGTTTTTAATTATTGAACAAGATTTAAGAGTTTCAGGCACCAGCCAAGGAATTATTTCTCGCTCTTTTTTATCTAAATTAAGAATGGCTTATCCTAATGCAAAAATTGATGTTGTATACTTAAAAAGCATTTCTAGTGACGACCAATTAGATTTATTACCTGTTGATTCAATAGAAAGTCATGTTTTAGATTTGAAAATACCTTTTTTTACCAAAATCATAAATAAGTTTTATTGGAGAATATTTGGAGTTTCACTAGCAATTGGGCATGTAAATAATGTTTATAAAAAATATATCAGTAAAATTAATTATCAAAATTACGATCATATTTTCATTAGAAGTGCTGGTTTAGCTCATGAAACAATTTTAGGCGCAAAAGATTTACCAATATTAAAAAAAGCCATTGTTAATTTTCATGATCCTTATCCTTTGTTTTGGTATGTTGGTTCAAACAAAGAATTAACTAAGTTAGAAATGTATCAGATGAAATCTATGTTCAGTATCGTTAATCAAGCTAAAACATGCATGAGTTCAGCACATTATATGTCATACGATTTAGAGTTTTTGTATGGTACAAGGAAAAAGTTTTATACTTTACCACATCAGTATAGTGAGGAAGTTTTTGATTTAAGTGATACTAAAAATAGTTATCAAAAAAGTAAAAAAATGATGATTTCCTATCATGGTGCAATTCAATTTGGAAGAGATATTGAAATTCTGCTTGATGCCTATGTAGAATTATTGGAAAAAAATCCATTGTTAAAAGACAGCACAGAATTTGTACTTCGAATGAAAGGAATCAATATGAAAAGACTAGAAAATAAGTATAAAGAAATCCCAAACATTATATTACTAGAAACTTTAAACTTTTCTAATTCATGTTATGAACAGAAACATATTGCTGATATAAATATTATATTAGAAAATGGACCATTGTATTGCAATATTTTAGTTGGCAAAGCTCCTTTTTTAGCAGAATTAAAAAAACCTATTCTATCTCTATCACCAGAAAGAAGTGAATTAAGAAACATTATCGTTGATGATAGATTTATTGCGAATAGTAATGATAAAAATGATATAAAAATAAAATTAGAAAATCTAATTTTGAATAGATTGGAATCTGAAGAATCTGTTTTTCCTTTTGGAGATTATTTTAGCAACGAGAACTTTGTAAAATCTTTAAATGAAATATTATCAAATTAAATTTACTAAAAGACTTTTAGATTTTCCAAAATAGTTATTTTTACTAACTTTCGATTTTGATATGAATTCAAAGCCTTATTTAATAGCCGAAATTGCCCAAGCCCATGATGGAAGTCTGGGAATCCTACATTCCTATATTGATGCTGTTGCTCAAACAGGCGTTCAGGCAATTAAATTTCAAATGCATATCGCTGAAGCTGAAAGTAGTATTCATGAACCGTTTCGTGTACAATTTTCAAAAGAAGATAAAACACGCTATGATTACTGGAAAAGAATGGAGTTTTCTTTGGAACAGTGGAAAGAAATTAAAACTCATTGTGATGCAGTAGGTTTGGATTTTGTTTGTTCACCATTCAGTAATTTAGCGGTTGATTGGCTGGAAGAAATAGGCGTGAAGATGTATAAAATTGGTTCAGGAGAAGTGAATAATTTTCTTCTATTAGAAAAAATTGCTCAAACTAGAAAACCAATTATTCTATCTTCTGGAATGAGCAGTTTTGAAGAATTAGACCAAGCAATCAATTTTTTGAAAGAGAAAAATGTTGATTTTTCAATACTTCAATGTACTACAGCTTATCCGACGCAACCTGAACAATATGGTTTTAATGTTATACAAGAGTTAAAGGAAAGATACAAGGTAAAAGTTGGTTTTTCAGACCATTCTGCTAAAGTTTCTACAGGAATAGCAGCAGTTGTTTTAAGAGCAGAAATTTTAGAGTTTCATGTAGTTTTTCATCGCGAACTTTTTGGTCCTGATGCTAAAGCTTCACTAACTATTGAGGAAACAAAACAATTGGTTGAAGCAGTTAATGAAATTCACATCGCTAAAAACAATCCAATTAATAAAAATAATAATGATAACTTTAAAGAATTGAAAACCATCTTTGAAAAATCATTAGCCATAAATAAAGATTTACCCAAAGGTCATCAAATGACTTTTAAAGATCTAGAAAGCAAAAAGCCAAAAGGTTTTGGAATTGATGCAAGAAATTTTAAAGATGTTTTGGGTAAAAAATTGAAAACCAATAAATCTCAATGGGATTTTTTGAATGAAGAAGATTTAGAATGAGTATTAAACGAAAAATAGCTGTTGTTATTACAGCTCGACCATCTTATAGCAGAGTTAAAACTGTTCTATCGGCAATTAATAGTCATCCAGAATTGGAGTTACAATTAATTGTCGCGGCATCGGCATTGCTTGATCGATATGGAAGTGCAGTAAATTATATCGTAAACGATGGTTTTGAAATTGCTGCCAAAGTATTTAATGTTTTAGAAGGAGAAAATTTAACAGCAGCAGCCAAAACAACCGGAATTGGAATTTTAGAACTTTCAACCGTTTTTGATAATTTAAAACCAGACATTGTAGTTACCGTTGCCGACCGATTTGAAACTATGGCAACTGCAATTGCGGCTTCTTATATGAATATTCCTTTGGCACACATTCAAGGTGGTGAAGTTACCGGTAATATAGATGAGAAAGTTCGTCATTCGATAACCAAACTTGCAGATTATCATTTTGTAGCATCTGAAAACGCAAAACAACGTGTGATTCAGCTTGGTGAGAATCCTGAAATGGTTTTTAATACGGGTTGTCCATCAATAGATATTGCAGAGCAAGTTTCTAAAAAAAATCAATTGACTTTTAATCCTTATGAAAAATATGGCGGTGTTGGTTCACTTCCTGATTTGGAAAATGGTTATATAGTAGTTATGCAACATCCTGTGACCAATGAATATCAGGATTCAAGAAAGCATATCGAATCGACACTTAGAGCTATTCAACAAATCAATAAACCAACGCTTTGGTTTTGGCCAAATGTTGATGCCGGAGCAGATGGCACTTCAACAGGAATTCGTTCTTTCAGGGAAAAATATAAACTAGAAAACGTCCATTTTTTCAAAAATATGGAAGGCGAAGATTTTCTAAATTTATTAGATAATTCTATTTGTTTGATTGGAAATTCAAGTGTTGGAATTAGAGAATGTGCTTATCTTGGTGTTCCAGTTGTCAATATTGGTTCAAGGCAAAACAGAAGAGATAGAGGTGAAAATGTTATTGATGTAACCTATGATGAAAATGAAATAGTTTCAGCTGTAAATTCCATTTCAAATTCTTATAATAGAAAAAAATCAGATGTTTATGGAGGTGGAAATGCAGGAGAAACAATTGCAAAATTGTTAAAAGATTTACCACTTCAATTTCATAAAACTATAACTTATTAATTAATGAACATTAATAAATTAGCTCAAAAGACTTATTATAAATTTTCTTTTGTCGAAGGAAATCAACATATTGCTAATGAATATGCACTTAAGTGCATTTTAAGAATAATCGAAGCATTTAATGTTAAAGATGTTTTAGAAATTGGAATTGGAATTGGATGTATAGCGGATACTGTTTTAGAATATTCACAAAATATTAAATATACTGCAACCGAAGCAAATGAGTTTTGTTTAAATGCAATCAAAGAGAATGTCTCACAAATAAAAAGAGTAGAATTATATAGCAATTTAGCTGAAATTCCAGAGGACATTTTTTTTGATTTAATCATCATTGATGGAACAGATGAATCTTTAGGAAAATTAAAAAGATTATGTAAAAATGAAACAATTATTTTTCTTGAAGGAGGTAGACCAATTCAAGTGCAAATTTTAAGATCATTTTTTCTTAAAGCTTTTTATACACAAATGATTAGTTATAATAAAAACCCAAATTATGGACCTTTTTCTTCGGAAGATTGGTGTGGCGGTGGACAATTAATATTTCCGAATCCAAATTTTAAAATGAAATTTTTTTATTGGAAAGAGAGAATAGCAACCTATATAAAGAGGAAATACAGAAAAAAAAAATAACTATACAATGAGAATTTTAGGTCTTATTCCAGCTCGTGGTGGTTCAAAAGGTATTCCGAAAAAGAATATTAAACTTTTAGGAAAATTACCTTTGATAGATTATACCATTAATGCAGTTAAAGACTCAGAGTTAATTACTCAAATTGTTGTTTCTACAGATGATGAAGAAATTGCTATAGCCGCTGAAATTGCAGGTTTTAAACCACCGTTTATTAGACCTTCAGTATTTGCACAAGATACATCAACTTCTTTAGAAGTTGTGCAACATGCTATTCAACATTTTGAAGGACAAAATATTTTTTTTGATGCCGTTTGTTTGCTTCAGCCAACAACTCCATTTCGAGAAAAAGGATTTATTGATGCTGCCTTAGAACGATTCATTTCTTCTAATGCAGATTGTCTAATTAGTGTTCTTCCAATTCCTCACGAATATAATCCACATTGGGCTTTTGAAGAAAATAAAAAAGGTTTTTTGTCAATAGCAACAGGTGAAGAAAAAATAATTTCAAGACGTCAAGATTTGCCTAAGAGTTTTCACAGAGATGGTTCTGTTTACATCACAAAAACAAATATTATAAAAGAAGGTTCTTTGTATGGTAAATCAATTTCTTACATAGAAAACAATTCAAAATACCATGTAAACATTGATACCATTGAAGACTGGGAAAAAGCTGAAAAAATTGTAACACATTATTCATTTTAAAATGTGTGGAATAGCCGGAATCATTGGAAACCAAGCAACTCCTGAAGTAATTTCTAAAATGCTTCAAAAGCAAAAGCATCGCGGTCCAGATTTTATGGATTATTATATTGAGGAAAGAAATGTTGCCTTAGGTCACAACAGACTTAGTATTATAGATTTATCGAGTAATGCAAATCAACCTTTTACCAGCGATTGTGGAAATTTTGTTTTAATTTTTAATGGAGAAATTTATAACTATATTGAAATTCGAAATGAATTAAAATTTAAGTATAGTTTTAAAACCCAATCGGATACAGAAGTTTTACTTAATGCATTTATTGAATGGGGTGAAAATTGTTTAGAAAAATTAAACGGAATGTTTTCGTTTGCTATTTGGAACAAGAAAGAACAAACTTTTTTTGCAGCGCGAGATAGATTCGGAGTAAAACCGTTTTATTATTTTTTTGATCAAAATAATTTTTATTTTGCTTCTGAAATTAATACCATTTTTGAGGCAGATGTTATAAAAAAATCGAATGAAAATGTTTGGTTGAAATTTTTCTCAGAAGGAAGTTATGGTTTGCCTAATGAAACTTTCTGGGAATCCATTAATCAATTACCTGGCGGACATTTTTTGATATTTAAGAATAATAAACTGGATATAAAAAAATGGTACTTTTTTGAAAATAGAGTACAATTATTATTTGATAGAAGTGATAAAAATGAAGAAGATTACATCACTCAATTGTTATTAAAAGCAATTAATTTAAGATTCAGAGCTGATGTTCCCGTCGGATTTAATCTTAGCGGCGGATTAGATTCAAGTACTTTATTAGCTTTAATAGATCAGCAAAACATCGATAAATCAGCAGTCGAAGCTTTCACGTTTGTATGCAATGATGAACGTTATGATGAATTGCAGTGGGTGAAGTCAATGTTAAATGACAGACCATTTCATCTTAATATTTGCCCACTTTCTTCAAGTGAAATTCCAAAGCTTTCTCAAAAAATGGCTCTTTATCAAATGGAACCTTACGGTGGAATTCCAACATTGGCATATTCCAAAATATTTGAAACAGCTAGCCAAAAAGGTATTAAAGTGTTGCTAGACGGACAAGGATCTGATGAAGCTTGGGCTGGATATGATTATTATTTGAATAACAATCAAAATGTTATTCAAGGTGTTGCAAATTCTCCATTTAAAACAAATGTTTTAGATTCAGATTTTGCAAATCAATTTTCTAAAACAATCTATGATAAGCCTTTTGAAGATAATTTATTGAATCTTCAATACAGAGATTTATTTTATACTAAAATACCGCGAGCACTTCGTTTTAATGATAGAGTTTCTATGCTTTATGGAACTGAATTAAGAGAGCCTTTTTTAGATTATGATTTAGTTGAATATGTTTTTAGTCGTCCAACCGATTTTAAAATTAAGGGTGGAGTTCAAAAATGGATGCTTAGAAAAATTGCTGAAAAGTTTTTGCAACAAGATTTAGTTTTAGCTCCAAAAAGACCGCTTCAAACACCTCAAAGAGAATGGCTTTCTGATGATTTAAAAGAATGGGTTAGAACAGAAGTTGAAAAGCTTTATAAAAACAATTGGTTTAATAAATCTGAGCTAGAAAATGAATTAAACTCTTTTTTTAACGGAAATAATCAAAGTAGTTTTCATATTTGGCAATGGATAAATACGGCTCAATTATTAGAATAATATATTACTCATTTTTAAATTTATATTTTATCAAAGTTGGGATTGTAAATATTGGATAAAATATTAGTATTTTAAAGCATATTAAAAGATATTTGTTGAAACCAAATAAGTAATCTAATTAAATGTTGACTGTAAGTAATTATCATTACATAAGAGAAGATTTTACATCACAGTATCCAAGTATTTTCGGTTTAACTCCAGAATCTTTTAAGCGTCAATTAATTGAATTGCAGAAAATTGGAAAATTTATATCGCCTAAAGAATTACTTGAAAATACTGATGAAATAGTAAATTCTAAGCAAAACTATTTATTAGTAACTTTTGATGATGGATTGAGAGAACAATTTGAAATTGCTAAACCAATACTTGATGATTTAAAAATTGAAGCAATGTATTTTGTTAATTCAATTAATTTTATCGAGAAGCAAGTTTCTTTAGTTCACAAAATACATTTAATTCGGTCTCAAGTTTCACCTGAAGATTTAATGAGTAATTTTTTGAAATCTACATTTAAATCTAAATTTGAGCTACCTGAAATTGATAAGAAAAAGGCAATCGAGCATTATAATTTTGATGATGTTTCAAGTGCCCATTTAAAATATTGTTTGAATTTTAAGCTTACGATAAATGAGCTTTCAATTGCGATGAATGATTTGTTTAATGTATATTTTGATTCTAAAGAAACAGTAAATAATCTTTATATGACTGAGGAATATTTAAAAATATTAGCTCAAGAAAATCAATTAGGAAGTCATACACACAGTCATTTGGCATTAGGATTGCTAGATGTTGATACTATTGGAACTGAGTTAAAAAAAACAAAAGAATATTTAGAAAAAATCACTCAAACCAAAATTGAAATGTTAAGTTATCCATATGGGAATGAAGCGTCATATGCTTTTCCTGTACCCGATATAGCAAAAAAAGTTGGTTACAAATTAGGATTCACAATGGAAAGAGGAAAAAACAACGGTTGTGAAGATAAATTACTGTTAAAAAGATTTGACTGCAACGATTTAGTTACTGGTAAAAATTATAAAAATAGTTTATGATAACAAGAGAAGCAACAATTGAAGACTGGAATAAATTATATGTTTTTTTTAAAAGAATTTACAGAGATAATCACCCATTACAGAATAAAGAGTTTTGGATTTGGCAATATGGAGATAAAAACTTTGGGAGATCATTTATTTGCGTAAATGAAAAACAAGAAATAGTTGGGCATGTTGGTGCTAATTTTGGAGGTAATATAGCTTGGATAATTAACGTATATCTTGATGAAGAATGTAGAGGCAAAGGCATTTTAGGGAAATTGTATAGCTTGGCCAGAGAATATTATCCATTGGCAGCAACAGCTGCTAATCAGGCTGGACTTGGTTTATATCAAAAAATGCGTTGGTATCGTTATCATGATTTAATTCGATATGTAAAAATTAACCCAAAGATTGAAAAACCTTTGGTAGAAAATGTTTGTCAAAATCTAAATATAGACATAAGCAAGTGGAAAAATAATGATACCCATTACTTCCAACAACCTACTTTAAATGGATTGCTTTTTGAGAACAATAGCGCTATTTGTAATCAAAACGTTGGTGGTTTAAGAGTTGTGGATATTAATGATGTCGATCAAATTGAAGATTTTGCTTGGTCATTAGGATATAATTGGATTGATTATATTACATCATGGAATGATTTAAAATTGAATCAATTGGAAAAAAATAGTTGGGTGCTCGATTCAAAAAGTGTAGTTCCATGGAGGCTTAATCCCATACAGAAAGATTATTTTTGTGATATAACTTTTCTCTCAGAAAAACCTTTAGATAATGAATTTATTGTTAATAGATCATATTCAGATCATGGAAGAATAGGTAGTTTAATCCTATAAGTTATGGGAAACAAAAAAATATTTATTTTGTTGCCAGATGGCATTGGTTTAAGGAATTTTGCTTTTTCAAATTTTTATAAATTAGGTAAGAATTATGGAAATGAAATAGTTTTTTGGAATAATACAATGTTTTCACTTTCTGAATTAAATTTTCCAGAAATTAAAATTGAAAATGCAAAAACACATCCACTTACCGATATTTATAAAAGAGCAAAAATTGAAATAGAATTAAACTTAAATAAAAAAAGAGCAAATGATTCTATTTATGATAGTTATAAATTTTCAGCTTCTAAAAAAGGGATAAAAAATGGTATCAAGTATATCATTTTGCGAATCATTATTGCGATGAACAATTCAAATAATGGCTTAGAAAGAATAAGGAAAAAAATAGGAGTATTAGAAAGAAAGACAAAATTGTATCATGATAGTCTTGAAACTTTAAAAAATGAAAAGCCTGATTTTGTTTTTTGTACAAATCAAAGAGTAATGTTAGGGATAGCGCCGTTACTTGCTGCCAATGATTTAGGAATTCCAACGGGAACATTTATTTTTTCATGGGATAATTTACCAAAGGCTACAAAAATAATTGATGCTGATTTTTATTTTGTTTGGAGTTTGTATATGAAAAACGAATTACTTTATTATTATCCAAATATTAAAGAAATACAAATCAAAATATCAGGAACACCACAATTTGAAATGCATTTTGACAATGAGAAATTGGAGGAGAAAACCATATTTTTTAATAAGCATTCATTAGATATTAATAAAAAATATATTTGCTTTACTGGAGATGATACTGTAACAAGTCCTGATGATCCATGTTATTTATCTGATTTAGCCATAGCAATTCAACAATTAAATTTAAAAGGTTTTAATTTAGGTATTCTTTTTAGAAGATGTCCTGTAGATTTTTCTAATAGATATGATTATGTTTTAGATAAATTTAAAGATGAAATCACTTCAATTAATCCAGCATGGACACCTTTAACTGAATCTTGGAACACTATTTTGCCTCAAAAAGAAGATGATAGTTTGTTATCAAGTATTGCTGAGTATAGCGAAATGGTTGTTAATTTAGGATCATCAACGATTTTTGACTTTATCGCGCACAAAAAACCATGTGGGTATTTTAGATACAATCAGAAGGAACAACTTAATGAAAAATGGAATATACATACCTGTTATAAATTTGTTCACTTCAGGTCAATGCCAAATAATGCACCTGTTTTTTGGATGGATTCTCCAATTGAAATTGAAGAAACGATAAAACGGGTATTAAATTCAGATTCAAATGAAGTTATGAGTAATGCCCAAAAATGGTTTGAAAAAATCAATTATCATCCACCTCAATTGGCATCTGAGCGAATTTGGAGAGCTATTGATGAAATAATAAATTCTAATTAATGAAGATAGCCTTTTTAACATCTGAATTTCCTCATCCCAAAATAGGTTCATCTGGCGGAATTGGAACAAGTATTTATAATTTATCAAAAGGATTAATTCAACTTGGGCATGAAGTATCAATTCTAATTTATGGCCAAAATGAAGATGATTTTTTTGTAGAAAACGCCATTTCATATTACAGAATTAAGAATGTTAAATTAAAAGGTTTTTCAAGGCTTTTAACCCAAAAAAAAATTCAAAATTTAATTAATAGATTATTCGAAGAAAAAAAAATTGATTTAATTGAAGCGCCTGATTGGACTGGAATTTCATCAAATATTAAACCAAATTGTCCTGTAGTAATTCGATTAAATGGTTCAGACACCTATTTTTGTCATTTAGAAAAACGGCCAGTTAAGTTTATTAATAAATATCGTGAAAGAAAAGCACTTCAAAATGCAAATGGTTTAATATCAGTGAGTAAGTTTACTGCAGATATAACTAATAATTTATTTAGCTTAAATAGAAATTTTACAATTATTCCAAATAGTATAGATGTTGAGAAATTTTCAAATGTTTCATTTAGTGATAGAAATGAAAATACAATTTTGTATTTTGGTACATTAATTAGAAAAAAAGGATTACTCGAGTTACCATTAATTTTTAACGAAATTTATAAAATTAATAATCAAGTAAAATTAATATTGATTGGTCGAGATGCTTCTGATGTTATTTCTGGTAATAAATCAACATGGAAAATGATGGAAGATTTATTTGATGAAAATGCAAAAAAAAATGTAGATTATTTGGGAAGTAAAGATTATAGCGAAATAAAAGAATATATATGCGAATCTACAATATGTGTTTTTCCAACATTTGCTGAGGCTTTACCTGTTTCATGGATAGAAGCTATGGCTTTGGAAAAAGCAATTGTAGCTTCTGATATAGGTTGGGCAAATGAAGTCATCAATGATGGAGTTGAAGGTTTTTTAGTAAATCCAAAAGATCATCTTCAATATGCTCAAAAAGTTATGCAATTAATCCATGATAAAAATCTAAG
The window above is part of the Flavobacterium sp. PMTSA4 genome. Proteins encoded here:
- a CDS encoding glycosyltransferase family 4 protein, with the translated sequence MKIAFLTSEFPHPKIGSSGGIGTSIYNLSKGLIQLGHEVSILIYGQNEDDFFVENAISYYRIKNVKLKGFSRLLTQKKIQNLINRLFEEKKIDLIEAPDWTGISSNIKPNCPVVIRLNGSDTYFCHLEKRPVKFINKYRERKALQNANGLISVSKFTADITNNLFSLNRNFTIIPNSIDVEKFSNVSFSDRNENTILYFGTLIRKKGLLELPLIFNEIYKINNQVKLILIGRDASDVISGNKSTWKMMEDLFDENAKKNVDYLGSKDYSEIKEYICESTICVFPTFAEALPVSWIEAMALEKAIVASDIGWANEVINDGVEGFLVNPKDHLQYAQKVMQLIHDKNLRTQFGVEARKKVIKKFSIEVVAKQSFEFYQKVVK